Proteins encoded together in one Orrella marina window:
- a CDS encoding sulfate ABC transporter substrate-binding protein, producing MRALFKSLVIAATLAATTSAISPPAQAQQSLLNVSYDVAREFYKDLNAAFVDHYKKTTGQDIRIDQSHAGSSAQARAVADGLEADVVTMNTTTDVDFLASRGVVAQDWRTRFPDNAAPTTSTMLFLVRDGNPKGIKDWDDLIKPGIQVVVVNPKTGGNGRMAYLAAWGNVLSKGGTPGQAQEFVANLYKNVPVLARGGRDATGIFLQRNIGDVLITFESEVVSVEREFGKGKVQAIHPSASIIAENPVAIVERTVQKKGTEEQAHAYLTFLYSPEGQQIAARHGIRPRLESVLKQYQDTFKPLELFTVEQYFGSLGEAQKVHFNDGGLFDKLYTVGR from the coding sequence ATGAGAGCCCTGTTCAAATCCCTGGTGATCGCCGCAACACTGGCTGCCACCACTTCCGCTATCTCGCCCCCGGCCCAGGCGCAACAAAGCCTGCTGAACGTCTCATACGACGTCGCACGCGAGTTCTACAAGGACCTGAACGCGGCATTTGTCGATCATTACAAGAAAACGACCGGCCAGGACATCAGGATCGACCAGTCTCACGCCGGATCCTCGGCGCAGGCACGTGCCGTGGCTGACGGACTCGAGGCCGATGTGGTCACCATGAACACCACCACGGACGTGGACTTCCTGGCCAGCCGTGGCGTGGTTGCACAAGACTGGCGAACCCGGTTTCCGGACAACGCAGCACCCACCACGTCAACCATGCTGTTCCTGGTCCGGGATGGCAATCCCAAAGGGATCAAGGATTGGGACGATCTGATCAAGCCTGGCATCCAGGTGGTGGTTGTCAACCCCAAAACCGGCGGCAACGGCCGGATGGCCTACCTCGCAGCCTGGGGCAACGTACTCAGCAAAGGCGGGACACCCGGGCAGGCACAGGAATTTGTTGCCAACCTGTACAAGAACGTGCCCGTGCTCGCGCGCGGTGGACGGGACGCGACCGGGATTTTTCTGCAGCGCAACATCGGTGACGTGCTGATCACGTTCGAATCCGAAGTGGTGTCGGTCGAGCGTGAATTCGGCAAGGGCAAAGTGCAGGCAATCCATCCGTCTGCAAGCATCATCGCCGAGAATCCTGTGGCGATTGTAGAGCGTACGGTCCAGAAAAAAGGAACCGAAGAACAGGCTCATGCCTACCTGACGTTTCTCTACTCCCCCGAAGGCCAGCAGATTGCTGCCCGCCATGGCATTCGTCCACGCCTGGAAAGCGTTCTGAAACAGTATCAGGACACGTTCAAGCCATTAGAACTCTTCACCGTCGAACAATACTTCGGATCGCTAGGTGAAGCTCAGAAAGTGCACTTTAACGATGGCGGCTTGTTCGACAAGCTTTACACAGTCGGTCGCTAA
- a CDS encoding TM0106 family RecB-like putative nuclease has protein sequence MYLDALTRDIIFSPSDLTTFAASPYAAWMDQLRLLHPDRAPQSDPADPLSMALARKGLRHEARQLSMFRDLGKQVVTIPDVSARRPESVAQARQMTRQAMKEGADVIFQALLEQRPFRGLADFLVKVPGISEFGEYQYEVWDTKLSSTVKPSHLLQLCCYADMLEAIQGVRSQSVVVALGSGELARFRTDDYFYYYQALKAAFIEARNGFDPDRAPDPADYASHGRWSTHAQQRLVELDHLGTVATMSRSQIKKLNKAGIKTRQQLIESSPDTVPGLQNEVLHRLRAQASLQQRSEGLPVPLFDLLPPHPERVGWGLSALPPHSPLDVFFDIEGYPLEQGGLEYLWGCTYFDECGERQFRDFWAHDAEQEKRAFVDFIDWVYERWLQDPGMHIYHYASYEITACRKLMGRYGIREHEVDQLLRNGVFVDLYAVVRTGLRVGEPRYSIKNIEHLYRPGRSTDVASGGDSVVAYEAWREANSAGLDGDTWQTSEILRSLRDYNRDDCNSTEELAQWLRARQQESGMVYEGMKEVREPEVSSEIQERVSLRDRLLQLAEVQRQAHPDRARVTENLAWMLEFHRRESKPVFWRLFDRLGQDHHELEDDIDCVANCVRTAREPFLPTSRARNHAYEYRFNPDQEFKPPRDDKAPFHVLGSQEQLKVTFLASASALDEGLIVVQCKADPGPVITLIPDEYVDPASIPGAIENVARAWADNLANVTLTPSAIVDFLLRASPRRGELTGQPLVTAEEPAQRLDQVIAAAESLESSYLAIQGPPGAGKSFTAARMIGALVSQGKRVGISSNSHKAINNLLLGVARYCQDTGIVAHCCCTRDTEPELADLGVACIKNAELHLHVQPGCVLGSTAWGFTRPDMAGTLDYLFVDEAGQVAVANLAGMSRSARNLILMGDQMQLGQPTQGTHPLESGASVLDYLLHDQPIIDPALGVFLDTTYRMHPAVNRFISQAIYEGELKAHPDNARQQIEVAVSCEEPLEEMSQLDSPRRADLAAGVMFVPVEHQGNTQASDEEVQTIARLASQLLGRAFTDKKGGVRALDWRDMLFVAPYNHQVGKLRQALGEQARVGSVDKFQGQEAPVVFFSLCCSDASEAPRGLEFLFDKHRLNVAISRAQALAIVVGQPALFRTPVSSVENMARVNVLARLV, from the coding sequence ATGTACCTGGATGCCCTGACCCGAGACATCATTTTTTCTCCAAGCGATTTGACCACCTTTGCAGCGAGTCCTTATGCCGCGTGGATGGATCAATTGCGCCTGCTTCACCCCGACCGGGCGCCGCAGTCCGACCCCGCTGATCCCTTGAGTATGGCGCTTGCGCGCAAAGGACTGCGGCACGAGGCCAGACAACTCTCGATGTTTCGTGATCTGGGCAAGCAGGTGGTGACCATTCCTGACGTAAGTGCGCGTAGACCTGAAAGTGTGGCGCAGGCACGCCAGATGACACGGCAGGCCATGAAGGAGGGTGCCGATGTGATCTTTCAGGCGCTGCTGGAACAGCGACCGTTTCGTGGTCTGGCAGACTTTCTGGTGAAAGTGCCCGGCATCAGCGAGTTTGGCGAGTATCAATATGAAGTCTGGGATACCAAACTGTCTTCAACGGTCAAACCGTCGCACCTGCTGCAGTTGTGTTGCTACGCTGATATGCTCGAAGCGATACAGGGAGTGCGTTCGCAGTCGGTGGTGGTTGCACTGGGCAGTGGGGAACTTGCACGGTTTCGGACCGATGACTATTTTTACTACTATCAGGCCCTGAAAGCTGCTTTCATTGAAGCGCGCAACGGTTTTGATCCGGATCGGGCTCCTGATCCGGCGGACTATGCATCGCACGGTCGCTGGTCAACCCATGCACAGCAACGGTTGGTGGAGCTCGACCATCTTGGCACAGTGGCCACCATGAGTCGCTCCCAGATTAAAAAACTCAACAAGGCAGGTATCAAAACACGTCAGCAACTGATCGAATCGTCCCCCGATACGGTACCGGGCCTTCAGAACGAAGTACTGCACCGCCTGCGTGCGCAAGCCAGTCTGCAGCAGCGAAGCGAAGGATTGCCAGTCCCTCTGTTTGATTTGCTGCCACCGCATCCAGAGCGAGTTGGCTGGGGGCTGTCGGCCTTGCCGCCACACAGTCCGCTGGATGTGTTCTTTGACATCGAAGGCTATCCCCTGGAGCAGGGCGGTCTGGAGTACCTATGGGGATGTACTTACTTCGACGAGTGTGGTGAGCGTCAGTTTCGCGACTTCTGGGCGCACGATGCAGAGCAGGAAAAGCGGGCGTTCGTCGACTTCATCGACTGGGTCTATGAACGCTGGCTGCAGGATCCCGGCATGCACATCTACCACTACGCCAGCTACGAGATCACTGCCTGCCGCAAACTCATGGGTCGCTATGGGATTCGGGAACACGAAGTTGACCAGTTGCTGCGCAACGGTGTGTTCGTGGATCTGTATGCCGTGGTCAGGACCGGCCTGCGAGTCGGGGAGCCGCGCTATTCCATCAAGAACATCGAACACCTGTATCGACCGGGACGCAGCACCGATGTGGCCTCGGGTGGCGACTCGGTTGTCGCCTATGAGGCCTGGCGTGAAGCCAATTCGGCTGGCCTGGACGGCGATACATGGCAAACCTCGGAGATCTTGCGCAGCTTGCGTGACTACAACCGGGATGATTGCAACTCGACCGAGGAACTGGCGCAGTGGCTCAGAGCCCGTCAGCAAGAATCCGGTATGGTCTATGAGGGCATGAAAGAGGTCCGGGAACCAGAGGTGTCCAGTGAAATTCAGGAACGGGTGTCATTGCGCGATCGTTTATTGCAACTTGCCGAGGTTCAACGGCAGGCGCATCCGGATCGTGCTCGAGTAACCGAGAATCTTGCCTGGATGCTGGAGTTTCACCGACGCGAGAGTAAACCCGTGTTCTGGCGTCTGTTCGATCGACTGGGTCAGGACCATCACGAGCTCGAAGATGACATCGACTGTGTGGCCAACTGCGTGCGTACCGCGCGCGAACCGTTTCTGCCGACATCCCGGGCACGCAATCACGCGTATGAGTACCGGTTCAATCCGGATCAGGAGTTCAAACCGCCACGTGATGATAAAGCACCGTTTCATGTCCTGGGCAGTCAGGAGCAGCTCAAAGTCACCTTTCTCGCCAGCGCATCAGCGCTGGATGAGGGCCTGATCGTGGTGCAGTGCAAGGCCGATCCTGGGCCTGTAATCACCCTGATACCAGACGAATATGTCGACCCGGCCTCTATCCCCGGTGCGATCGAAAATGTCGCGCGCGCCTGGGCAGACAATCTGGCAAACGTAACCTTGACTCCCTCGGCGATTGTCGACTTTTTGTTGCGCGCAAGCCCCAGACGCGGAGAGCTGACGGGGCAGCCTCTGGTGACTGCCGAAGAACCCGCTCAGCGGCTGGATCAGGTCATTGCAGCAGCGGAGTCGCTGGAGAGCAGTTACCTGGCGATTCAAGGACCACCTGGCGCAGGCAAGAGCTTCACTGCAGCGCGCATGATCGGCGCCCTGGTCAGTCAGGGCAAGCGTGTCGGTATCAGTAGCAACAGTCACAAGGCGATCAATAATCTGCTGCTAGGTGTCGCGAGATATTGCCAGGACACTGGAATTGTCGCGCACTGCTGCTGCACCAGGGACACCGAGCCGGAACTGGCGGATCTGGGTGTGGCGTGCATCAAGAATGCCGAACTGCATCTTCATGTCCAGCCAGGGTGTGTGCTTGGGTCGACGGCCTGGGGTTTCACTCGCCCGGACATGGCCGGCACGCTGGACTATCTGTTCGTGGATGAGGCCGGTCAGGTGGCAGTGGCCAATCTGGCTGGTATGAGCCGAAGTGCTCGAAATCTGATTCTCATGGGGGATCAGATGCAACTGGGCCAACCCACCCAGGGCACCCATCCGCTCGAAAGTGGTGCTTCGGTCCTGGACTATCTGCTGCACGATCAGCCCATCATCGATCCCGCACTTGGCGTGTTTCTGGATACCACTTACCGCATGCATCCCGCGGTAAACCGGTTTATCAGCCAGGCTATTTACGAAGGCGAACTCAAAGCCCACCCGGACAACGCCCGACAGCAGATCGAGGTTGCGGTGTCCTGCGAGGAACCGTTGGAGGAGATGAGCCAACTGGACTCTCCTCGTCGAGCCGACCTTGCTGCCGGGGTGATGTTCGTGCCGGTCGAGCATCAGGGCAATACTCAGGCAAGTGACGAAGAGGTCCAGACGATCGCCCGGCTCGCCAGTCAGTTACTGGGGCGTGCCTTTACGGACAAAAAGGGTGGAGTGAGGGCGCTGGACTGGCGCGACATGTTGTTTGTTGCACCCTACAACCACCAGGTCGGCAAGCTCAGGCAGGCGCTGGGTGAGCAGGCCAGAGTGGGCAGTGTCGACAAGTTTCAGGGGCAGGAAGCGCCGGTTGTTTTCTTCAGCTTGTGTTGCAGCGATGCTTCCGAAGCACCTCGCGGCCTGGAGTTTCTGTTCGACAAGCACCGACTGAATGTCGCGATCTCGCGCGCACAGGCGCTGGCCATCGTGGTGGGTCAGCCAGCATTGTTTCGTACTCCCGTGAGCTCGGTCGAGAACATGGCCCGAGTCAATGTTCTGGCTCGACTGGTGTGA
- a CDS encoding cupredoxin domain-containing protein, which yields MARIWPTPGTRTGIHGGLGRELDVIELLPLAQTGDDYETSLPWNFMTRIWLCISWRESHPLDRLRTNRTVSSTSDAEKSIGDMIRQRRLRNNDVVNGLNTEELHKHAEPVEKLPDMAHDESYMAHVDTGQQGDVIWQFDRLETFGFACLLPGHFQAGMVGKIQPE from the coding sequence ATGGCCCGGATATGGCCAACGCCAGGAACGCGGACAGGGATTCACGGCGGATTGGGTCGGGAGCTTGATGTGATCGAGCTGCTGCCGCTGGCCCAGACCGGTGATGACTACGAAACGTCGTTGCCGTGGAACTTCATGACAAGGATTTGGCTATGCATCTCGTGGCGAGAGAGTCATCCGCTTGATCGCTTGCGTACGAATCGTACTGTGTCATCTACCTCTGACGCCGAAAAAAGTATCGGTGACATGATCCGCCAGAGGCGCTTACGAAACAATGATGTGGTCAATGGACTGAATACAGAAGAACTGCACAAGCATGCCGAACCGGTGGAGAAGCTTCCCGACATGGCGCACGACGAGTCGTATATGGCCCACGTGGATACCGGCCAGCAGGGCGACGTGATCTGGCAGTTCGATCGGTTGGAGACGTTTGGTTTTGCGTGTCTGCTACCAGGACATTTTCAGGCGGGAATGGTCGGCAAAATACAGCCCGAGTGA
- a CDS encoding thiamine pyrophosphate-dependent enzyme: MIGGSSCQYSLQSVYTEVQREAHLTHVVLQKEEYDILKELAELEETPNVAGLELPGIDIASLAKGYGANAVSTRTAGELGTVYRVSLKVK; encoded by the coding sequence GTGATAGGGGGTAGTTCCTGCCAATACTCTCTGCAAAGTGTGTATACGGAAGTGCAGCGTGAGGCGCACCTGACCCATGTCGTTTTACAGAAAGAGGAGTACGATATTCTGAAAGAGCTCGCTGAACTTGAGGAAACCCCCAACGTTGCGGGTCTGGAACTGCCGGGCATCGACATTGCATCATTGGCCAAAGGCTACGGCGCCAACGCGGTGTCCACACGAACTGCGGGCGAACTCGGTACGGTCTATCGTGTATCCCTGAAAGTCAAATGA
- a CDS encoding TOBE domain-containing protein, with protein MTESAIQFEEVLGSTTTDRRIEILRSIHLFGSISEAARANGVSYKAAWQAVETLGNLAGVPLTEKAVGGSGGGGTHLTRAGLQLMQAAEILNTARADALTRIRAAMNAEAVENIAVKDSGSRPELRNIVGIGLRTSMRNQLPCEVVEIQTRHADVQVTLALADGQHLVSRITRESLELLGLARGMSVLALCKATAVTVAPTIVGVGEVNILKGTISRRSRSSTDRQVSLALSPGLQIAGLTSPDSTSPLRLRQSAMAAVQASAVVIGLTG; from the coding sequence ATGACCGAATCAGCCATTCAGTTTGAAGAGGTTCTGGGTAGTACGACAACCGATCGGAGAATCGAGATTCTCCGATCGATCCATCTGTTTGGATCGATCTCCGAGGCGGCGCGCGCCAATGGAGTCAGCTACAAAGCAGCATGGCAAGCTGTTGAAACGCTTGGCAATCTCGCAGGCGTGCCACTGACTGAAAAAGCTGTGGGTGGATCAGGCGGTGGCGGAACCCACCTGACCCGCGCAGGACTGCAGCTCATGCAGGCGGCCGAGATCCTGAATACTGCCAGAGCCGATGCCCTGACGCGTATTCGTGCAGCCATGAATGCTGAGGCAGTTGAAAACATCGCTGTAAAAGACAGCGGATCCAGGCCCGAACTACGAAATATCGTCGGCATCGGGTTGCGCACCAGCATGCGCAATCAGCTGCCTTGTGAAGTCGTCGAAATCCAGACGCGACATGCAGACGTGCAAGTGACGCTAGCACTTGCAGATGGTCAACACCTGGTTTCCAGGATCACTCGAGAGAGCCTGGAACTGCTGGGCCTTGCCAGAGGCATGTCTGTACTTGCGCTATGCAAGGCAACAGCGGTCACTGTCGCCCCCACTATCGTGGGTGTTGGGGAGGTCAACATCCTCAAAGGCACCATCTCGAGGCGATCGCGATCCTCCACAGATCGCCAGGTGTCGCTGGCATTGTCACCAGGCTTGCAGATTGCCGGACTCACCAGCCCTGATTCGACTTCACCTCTCAGACTCAGACAATCCGCTATGGCGGCGGTCCAAGCGTCTGCGGTCGTGATCGGTCTGACAGGCTGA
- the modA gene encoding molybdate ABC transporter substrate-binding protein, translating into MTAFSTPLVAQSAEVNVAVAANFTAPMKLIAQSFEQKTGHKAILAFGGTGQFYAQIRHGAPFGVLLAADQETPSRLESEGFAVKGTSFTYATGQLVLWSRQPDLIKDSADVLKTARFQRIAIANPKLAPYGRAAYDVLDKLDLLSTVKPKVVEGSNIAQTFQFVSSGNAQIGFVALSQVLEKGQIREGSGWIVPGSLYEPIRQDAVLLSSGQDNPAATALLEYLHGDKAKAVIESFGYVVQ; encoded by the coding sequence ATGACTGCTTTCAGTACGCCGCTGGTTGCGCAGTCTGCCGAGGTCAACGTGGCGGTGGCCGCGAATTTTACAGCGCCGATGAAACTGATTGCTCAGTCTTTCGAGCAGAAAACGGGGCACAAGGCAATACTGGCTTTCGGGGGAACAGGGCAGTTCTATGCGCAGATTCGTCATGGTGCTCCGTTTGGTGTCTTGCTGGCTGCAGACCAGGAGACGCCGTCCAGACTGGAGAGCGAAGGGTTTGCGGTGAAGGGAACGTCCTTTACCTATGCAACCGGACAGCTCGTGTTGTGGAGCAGGCAGCCCGATCTGATCAAGGATTCGGCTGATGTTCTGAAAACAGCCCGGTTTCAACGGATTGCCATCGCCAATCCAAAGCTAGCACCCTATGGACGTGCTGCATACGACGTGCTGGACAAGCTCGATCTGTTGTCAACAGTCAAACCGAAGGTTGTGGAGGGGAGCAATATCGCCCAGACCTTCCAGTTTGTCTCATCAGGCAACGCTCAGATCGGCTTTGTCGCGCTTTCACAGGTGTTAGAGAAAGGGCAGATCAGAGAAGGTTCGGGCTGGATCGTACCGGGGAGTCTGTATGAACCGATCCGTCAGGACGCAGTTTTACTCAGTTCAGGACAAGACAATCCAGCTGCAACAGCCCTGCTGGAGTATCTGCATGGCGACAAAGCCAAAGCCGTGATCGAATCGTTCGGATATGTGGTGCAGTAG
- the modB gene encoding molybdate ABC transporter permease subunit translates to MHDWPIGPEAWQAIGLTLQLAAMTTLTLLVIATPLAWWLSQTQSRWRAPIAALVTLPLVLPPTVLGFYILVLLGPQGWVGMLTEWLGIGLLSFSFGGLLTGSIIASLPFAVQPIQYAFEAIGKRPLEVAATLRARPLDAFFNVALPLARPGLLTATVLSFAHTVGEFGVVLMIGGNIPGQTRVVSTQIFGYVEAMEYTAAHWLAGAMVVFSFGVLISLSFLKKRSDRVMP, encoded by the coding sequence ATGCATGACTGGCCTATCGGACCTGAGGCCTGGCAGGCGATTGGACTGACGCTGCAGCTTGCCGCCATGACGACTTTGACTTTGCTGGTGATTGCCACGCCGCTCGCCTGGTGGCTGTCTCAGACGCAATCCAGATGGCGCGCCCCGATCGCAGCGCTTGTGACTTTGCCCCTGGTGTTGCCACCCACTGTACTTGGTTTCTACATTCTGGTGCTTCTCGGCCCTCAGGGCTGGGTTGGCATGCTGACAGAGTGGCTGGGTATTGGACTTCTCTCCTTTTCGTTTGGCGGGCTGCTGACTGGTTCGATCATTGCGTCGCTGCCATTCGCGGTGCAACCGATTCAGTATGCGTTTGAAGCGATCGGTAAAAGGCCGCTTGAGGTGGCAGCCACCTTGCGAGCCAGGCCGCTTGATGCATTTTTCAACGTCGCGTTGCCATTGGCCAGGCCTGGACTGCTGACCGCCACGGTTCTGAGTTTTGCGCATACGGTGGGTGAGTTTGGGGTTGTATTGATGATTGGTGGCAACATCCCAGGACAGACGCGGGTGGTGTCGACTCAGATCTTCGGTTATGTCGAAGCCATGGAGTACACCGCAGCCCACTGGCTTGCAGGAGCAATGGTGGTGTTCTCATTCGGAGTGCTGATTTCGCTTTCATTTTTAAAGAAACGGTCCGACAGAGTGATGCCATGA
- the modC gene encoding molybdenum ABC transporter ATP-binding protein, translating into MSEQSRVIAPLRSTMKQNLALKLQLDRKDFRLQVDLSLPATGVTVLFGPSGSGKTTVLRCVAGLERGRGRVLIGDEAWQDSDRGAWLPTWARDLGYVFQEASLFEHMDVQANLRFGLQRTKTASGQQALDAAVEMLGIGHLLKRKPQSLSGGERQRVAIARALATQPRILLLDEPLASLDVVRRQELLPWLERMHLALQIPVLYVTHSMEELTRLADHVVLMEGGQVRIEGPVSQVLSDPQFAAAVGGEAGTVLTGIIKSHDDAFHLTCVDLHGSEIWVRKRDARIGTVVRLHIHANDVSLATSEPRDTSIQNILRGVVDVIDDDSHPASCLVRIRHADQCLIARVTRKAVASLKLEAQVSVWVQIKSVALSER; encoded by the coding sequence ATGAGCGAGCAATCGAGAGTGATCGCACCGTTGCGTTCGACGATGAAGCAGAATCTGGCTCTGAAGCTACAACTGGATCGGAAGGACTTTCGTCTGCAGGTTGATCTGAGCCTGCCTGCAACGGGTGTAACAGTACTGTTCGGGCCATCAGGATCCGGTAAAACCACGGTGCTTCGTTGTGTGGCAGGGCTCGAGCGGGGCAGGGGGCGTGTTCTGATCGGTGACGAGGCCTGGCAAGACAGTGACCGTGGTGCCTGGTTGCCCACATGGGCACGCGATCTGGGTTATGTGTTTCAAGAGGCCAGTCTGTTCGAGCACATGGATGTGCAGGCCAATCTTCGGTTTGGGCTGCAGCGTACCAAGACGGCCAGTGGACAGCAAGCACTGGATGCTGCCGTTGAAATGCTTGGCATTGGTCATTTGCTCAAACGCAAACCTCAGAGCCTGTCCGGTGGTGAACGCCAGCGTGTGGCGATTGCAAGGGCACTAGCGACGCAACCCAGGATTCTTTTGCTGGATGAACCACTGGCCTCCCTGGATGTGGTGCGTCGCCAGGAGCTTTTGCCCTGGCTTGAGCGTATGCACCTGGCGTTGCAAATCCCTGTGCTGTATGTCACCCATTCGATGGAGGAACTCACGCGGCTCGCTGATCACGTAGTGCTCATGGAGGGTGGACAGGTCAGGATTGAAGGCCCGGTCTCGCAGGTCTTGTCCGATCCTCAGTTTGCCGCCGCAGTCGGTGGCGAGGCAGGTACAGTTCTGACCGGCATAATCAAGTCGCACGATGATGCTTTCCATCTCACTTGCGTGGATCTGCATGGATCAGAAATCTGGGTGCGAAAGCGCGACGCGAGAATAGGGACAGTTGTCAGATTGCATATCCATGCCAATGATGTGAGTCTTGCCACCTCCGAGCCACGGGATACCTCGATTCAGAACATTCTGAGGGGTGTGGTCGACGTCATTGACGATGACAGCCACCCTGCAAGCTGTCTGGTTCGAATCAGACACGCTGACCAGTGTCTGATTGCCCGGGTGACACGCAAGGCAGTTGCCAGTTTGAAGCTCGAAGCGCAAGTCAGTGTCTGGGTTCAGATCAAGTCAGTGGCGTTAAGCGAGCGGTGA
- a CDS encoding thiamine pyrophosphate-dependent enzyme, which produces MRAILPRPSSAASPKGCYATKSLGRGLPHIPINHLSCTVGENVSIVPDAGISAALVYRYFSFYGQRRLYATMAGVMGFGIPGSIAVALREPRKKVICLVGDGGFMMTGFDLAIAVEKKLPICIFLANNRSLGPIYFHQEKHYPGGAHATALPGPDFKALAESFGCTALRIESEEDIANVATQALKVEGPVLVEVNTSLTILRK; this is translated from the coding sequence GTGCGCGCTATCCTTCCCCGACCAAGTTCGGCGGCTTCGCCTAAAGGTTGCTACGCAACCAAATCACTTGGACGAGGTTTGCCGCACATTCCGATCAACCATCTCTCTTGCACAGTGGGGGAGAACGTCAGCATCGTTCCGGACGCGGGCATTTCAGCTGCACTGGTCTACCGATACTTCTCTTTCTACGGTCAGAGAAGACTATACGCGACGATGGCAGGTGTCATGGGGTTTGGAATACCCGGCTCTATCGCGGTCGCACTTCGGGAACCACGAAAGAAGGTTATCTGTCTGGTCGGGGACGGCGGCTTCATGATGACTGGATTTGATCTCGCCATCGCAGTCGAAAAGAAGCTTCCCATCTGCATTTTTCTGGCAAACAATCGGTCACTGGGCCCCATCTATTTTCATCAGGAGAAACACTATCCGGGTGGTGCGCATGCCACTGCTCTCCCTGGACCGGATTTCAAAGCGTTAGCCGAATCGTTCGGATGTACCGCCTTGCGCATTGAATCCGAAGAAGATATTGCCAACGTGGCCACTCAGGCTTTAAAAGTTGAAGGACCTGTACTGGTCGAGGTCAACACCAGCCTGACTATCTTGAGAAAGTGA
- a CDS encoding autotransporter outer membrane beta-barrel domain-containing protein, which translates to MCRPGFLELLCRYRLVLARCIRRGQWDVIGLRLGATYGWHNVSSTRTAAFSGFSNNLSASYQARSVQLFGEAGYQIDVRPARLELFAGLAYVNLSTPDFAESGGVAALRIKGNDSNTTFSTLGMRGDTQFRMGQMQATLRGTLGWRHAFGDVTPTSTNAFISGSPFPVSGVPIARNAAIVSAGLDMQISQQATLGIYYEGQFGSGEQQHGVNASLSVRF; encoded by the coding sequence ATCTGTCGACCTGGATTCCTGGAGCTCCTCTGCAGATATCGACTCGTACTCGCTCGGTGTATACGGCGGGGGCAGTGGGATGTTATTGGGCTGAGACTCGGTGCCACATACGGCTGGCACAACGTAAGCTCAACTCGCACGGCCGCCTTCTCCGGATTCAGCAACAACTTGTCAGCGTCTTACCAGGCACGCTCAGTCCAGCTTTTCGGGGAAGCTGGGTATCAGATCGACGTCCGGCCAGCACGTCTTGAGCTCTTTGCGGGTCTGGCATACGTCAATCTGAGTACCCCGGACTTCGCGGAGTCCGGCGGTGTTGCAGCTCTGAGGATCAAGGGGAATGACTCGAATACAACCTTCAGCACACTGGGCATGCGGGGCGATACGCAGTTCAGAATGGGCCAGATGCAGGCAACGCTGCGTGGCACCCTGGGATGGCGACATGCCTTCGGCGATGTCACGCCAACATCAACGAATGCCTTCATCTCGGGCTCGCCCTTCCCGGTCAGTGGTGTGCCCATTGCCCGAAATGCAGCCATTGTGAGCGCAGGGCTGGACATGCAGATCAGTCAGCAAGCCACTCTCGGTATTTACTATGAAGGTCAGTTTGGCAGTGGTGAGCAGCAACATGGCGTCAACGCAAGTCTGAGCGTGAGGTTCTGA